Proteins from one Esox lucius isolate fEsoLuc1 chromosome 19, fEsoLuc1.pri, whole genome shotgun sequence genomic window:
- the szl gene encoding sizzled — MDLIHFAPALLVLLTAVWGFDLGQSTRCVPIPHQMSVCQDVGYSEMRLPNFLGHSNLEGEVVPRSEDWRPLLQTGCHPQAQAFLCSLIAPVCLDTFIQPCRSLCVAVRDSCAPTQACQGHAWPEELDCDRFPAQEDTCLTPHPKHSNSHLAKLLPKPACQACPSVETHPSLKTVLDALCVDDFAVSAKLSRHRLPSGEPEFGVEGRVEFIRQGPLLPYDTQHLLQQWLLINLRCANALVRPGHTQLYLLTGAVQRDGTLALTRLFPWHKKDHSITVATRKWKHHKC; from the exons ATGGATCTCATCCACTTCGCCCCGGCTCTCCTGGTCCTCCTGACCGCGGTCTGGGGCTTTGACCTGGGCCAGTCCACACGCTGTGTGCCCATCCCCCACCAGATGAGCGTGTGCCAGGACGTGGGCTACTCTGAGATGAGGCTGCCCAACTTCCTGGGTCACAGCAACCTGGAGGGTGAGGTTGTGCCCCGTTCGGAGGACTGGAGACCCCTGCTCCAGACCGGCTGCCACCCCCAAGCTCAGGCCTTCCTGTGCTCCCTCATTGCTCCCGTCTGCCTTGACAC GTTCATCCAGCCGTGCCGCAGCCTGTGTGTTGCCGTGAGGGACAGCTGTGCCCCCACACAGGCCTGTCAGGGCCATGCCTGGCCGGAGGAGCTGGACTGTGACCGTTTCCCCGCGCAGGAGGACACGTGcctgaccccccaccccaaacacAGCAACAGTCACCTGGCCAAATTGCTGCCCAAGCCTGCATGCCAGGCCTGCCCTTCTGTGGAGACTCACCCGTCCCTGAAGACAGTGCTGGATGCCCTCTGTGTGGATGATTTCG cTGTCTCAGCTAAGCTGTCTCGCCATCGTCTCCCCTCAGGGGAGCCAGAGTTCGGGGTGGAGGGCCGTGTGGAGTTCATCCGTCAGGGTCCTCTGCTGCCCTACGACACACAGCACCTCCTTCAGCAATGGCTGCTAATCAACCTGCGCTGTGCCAACGCCCTGGTCCGGCCAGGCCACACCCAGCTCTATCTGCTGACCGGCGCGGTGCAGCGTGATGGCACCCTGGCCCTGACACGCCTCTTCCCTTGGCACAAGAAGGACCACAGCATCACGGTGGCTACTCGCAAGTGGAAGCACCACAAGTGCTGA